A DNA window from Macadamia integrifolia cultivar HAES 741 chromosome 4, SCU_Mint_v3, whole genome shotgun sequence contains the following coding sequences:
- the LOC122076916 gene encoding aldehyde dehydrogenase family 2 member B7, mitochondrial, which produces MASKRLSSLLNRSLAASSNSSASLFSLGRIFSRGRGVSRFSTAAALEEPPITPSVEVNHTQLLINGQFTDAAAGRTFPTLDPRTGEVIAHVAEGDVEDINRAVVAARKAFDEGPWPKMSAYERSRIMYRFADLIEKHNDDIAALETWDNGKPFEQAAKAEVPMLARLMRYYAGWADKIHGLTVPADGPYHVQTLHEPIGVAGQIIPWNFPLLMYAWKVGPALACGNTVIVKTAEQTPLSALFVSKLFHEAGLPDGVLNVVSGYGPTAGAALASHMDVEKIAFTGSTETGKIISELAAKSNLKPVTLELGGKSPFIVCEDADVDKAVELAHFALFFNQGQCCCAGSRTFVHERVYDEFVEKAKARALSRIVGDPFKTGVEQGPQIDSEQFEKILNYIRSGIECGATLEAGGDRLGGKGYFIQPTVFSDVQDNMKIASEEIFGPVQSILKFKNLDEVITRANASRYGLAAGVFTKNIGTANTLMRALKAGTVWINCFDIFDAAIPFGGYKMSGHGREKGIYSLNNYLQVKAVISPVDNAAWL; this is translated from the exons ATGGCGTCTAAAAGATTATCTTCTCTGCTTAATCGATCCTTAGCTGCTTCGTCAAATTCTTCGGCTTCCTTGTTCTCTCTAG GTAGAATCTTTAGCCGTGGGAGAGGCGTCAGTAGGTTTAGCACTGCTGCTGCACTTGAAGAACCCCCCATCACTCCATCTGTTGAAGTCAATCACACCCAGCTCTTGATCAACGGACAATTTACAGATGCAGCAGCAG GAAGAACTTTTCCAACCCTTGATCCGAGGACAGGAGAAGTGATTGCTCATGTTGCTGAAGGAGATGTAGAAGATATCAATCGGGCTGTTGTGGCTGCCCGAAAGGCGTTTGATGAGGGACCATGGCCCAAAATGAGTGCTTAT GAAAGGTCACGGATTATGTACCGCTTTGCTGACTTGATTGAAAAGCACAATGATGACATTGCAGCACTTGAGACTTGGGATAATGGAAAGCCTTTTGAACAGGCTGCAAAGGCTGAAGTACCAATGCTGGCACGTCTCATGCGGTATTATGCTG GTTGGGCGGATAAGATCCATGGTCTCACTGTTCCCGCCGATGGACCATACCATGTACAAACACTGCATGAACCTATTGGTGTTGCTGGGCAGATTATTCCATGGAACTTTCCTCTCCTTATGTATGCTTGGAAGGTTGGGCCTGCATTAGCTTGTGGTAACACTGTTATAGTAAAGACTGCAGAGCAGACACCATTATCAGCTCTCTTTGTGTCGAAGCTATTCCACGAG GCTGGTCTCCCAGACGGTGTTTTAAATGTGGTTTCTGGATATGGCCCAACCGCTGGTGCAGCTCTTGCCAGTCATATGGATGTGGAAAAG ATTGCTTTCACGGGATCAACTGAAACCGGAAAGATTATTAGTGAATTGGCTGCAAAGAGCAATCTTAAACCTGTGACATTAGAGCTTGGAGGGAAGTCCCCTTTCATTGTCTGTGAGGATGCTGACGTTGACAAGGCTGTTGAGCTTGCACATTTTGCTCTGTTCTTTAATCAG GGTCAATGTTGCTGTGCTGGGTCTCGTACATTTGTACATGAACGTGTATATGATGAGTTTGTCGAGAAAGCAAAGGCACGTGCTTTGAGTCGTATTGTTGGTGATCCCTTCAAAACAGGTGTTGAGCAAGGTCCTCAG ATTGATTCAGAACAATTTGAGAAGATCCTAAATTACATTAGATCTGGCATTGAATGTGGTGCAACCCTTGAAGCTGGAGGTGATAGACTGGGTGGCAAAGGCTACTTTATTCAGCCAACTGTCTTCTCAGATGTCCAA GACAACATGAAAATTGCGAGCGAAGAGATCTTTGGCCCAGTACAGTCCATCTTGAAATTCAA GAACCTTGATGAGGTGATAACTAGGGCAAATGCTAGTCGGTATGGACTTGCTGCGGGGGTCTTCACCAAGAACATTGGAACTGCCAACACATTGATGCGTGCGTTGAAAGCGGGGACAGTCTGGATTAATTGCTTCGACATATTTGATGCCGCAATACCTTTTGGTGGGTACAAAATGAGTGGGCATGGCAGAGAAAAGGGTATCTACAGCCTCAATAATTACTTACAAGTGAAGGCTGTTATTTCTCCGGTTGATAATGCAGCCTGGCTATAA